The proteins below are encoded in one region of Tomitella fengzijianii:
- the ribH gene encoding 6,7-dimethyl-8-ribityllumazine synthase — translation MSAEGRPIEYGAVTPGLTLGIVAGHWHREINDALLAGALRAAEAAGVSGPTVVRVAGAVELPVMAQHLARTHDAVVALGVVIRGGTPHFEYVCDAVTAGLTRVGLDESTPVGNGVLTTDTEQQALDRAGLPGSFEDKGGEATMAALDVATTLRRLQDGTA, via the coding sequence ATGAGCGCGGAAGGCCGGCCAATCGAGTACGGCGCGGTGACGCCGGGGCTCACACTGGGAATCGTCGCGGGCCACTGGCACCGGGAGATCAACGACGCGCTGCTGGCCGGGGCCCTGCGCGCGGCCGAGGCCGCCGGGGTGTCCGGGCCCACCGTCGTCCGTGTCGCCGGGGCGGTGGAACTGCCCGTGATGGCCCAGCACCTGGCGCGCACGCACGACGCGGTCGTGGCGCTGGGCGTGGTGATCCGCGGGGGCACCCCCCACTTCGAGTACGTGTGCGACGCGGTGACGGCCGGCCTGACCCGTGTGGGTCTCGACGAGTCGACGCCCGTGGGCAACGGGGTCCTGACCACGGACACCGAACAGCAGGCGCTGGACCGCGCCGGGCTGCCCGGCTCCTTCGAGGACAAAGGCGGCGAAGCGACGATGGCGGCTCTGGACGTGGCGACCACGCTGCGTCGGCTGCAGGACGGAACGGCATGA
- a CDS encoding riboflavin synthase has product MFTGIVEEVGEVTAVTEMGDSSRFTVRGPLVTSDAGHGDSIAVNGVCLTVVDLLGADGGGTLADSFTADVMHESLSRSALGDLRVGSPVNLERAATVSSRLGGHIVQGHVDTVGSVISRTPHEHWEVVRVSVPAASARYVVEKGSITVDGVSLTVSALGVDEAGQDWFEVSLIPTTLATTVLGGAAAGTRVNLEVDVLAKYVERLLGAGAAARGVQGLPS; this is encoded by the coding sequence TTGTTCACGGGAATCGTCGAAGAGGTCGGTGAGGTCACCGCAGTGACCGAGATGGGGGACTCCTCCCGCTTCACCGTGCGCGGGCCGCTGGTCACCTCGGACGCCGGCCACGGCGATTCGATCGCCGTCAACGGCGTGTGCCTCACCGTCGTCGACCTGCTCGGCGCCGACGGCGGGGGGACGCTCGCCGATTCGTTCACCGCCGACGTGATGCACGAGTCGCTGTCGCGCTCCGCGCTGGGCGACCTGCGCGTGGGAAGCCCGGTCAACCTCGAACGCGCCGCAACGGTGTCCAGCCGGCTCGGCGGCCACATCGTGCAGGGGCACGTGGACACCGTCGGGTCTGTGATCTCCCGCACCCCGCACGAACACTGGGAGGTCGTCCGGGTGTCGGTGCCCGCCGCTTCCGCGCGGTACGTGGTGGAGAAGGGCTCGATCACCGTCGACGGCGTATCGCTGACGGTCAGCGCGCTGGGCGTCGACGAGGCAGGTCAGGACTGGTTCGAGGTGTCGCTGATCCCCACCACCCTGGCGACGACGGTGCTGGGGGGCGCCGCTGCCGGAACGCGGGTCAACCTCGAGGTGGACGTCCTCGCAAAATACGTCGAGCGGCTTCTGGGAGCCGGTGCCGCCGCACGCGGTGTGCAGGGCCTACCCTCGTAG
- a CDS encoding bifunctional 3,4-dihydroxy-2-butanone-4-phosphate synthase/GTP cyclohydrolase II, whose amino-acid sequence MRFDSIERAVADIAAGKAVVVVDDEDRENEGDLIFAAEKATPELVAFMVRYTSGYLCVPLTGADCERLALPPMYTVNQDKHGTAYTVTVDAREGVTTGISAADRARTMRMLADGASGAEDFTRPGHVVPLRAKEGGVLRRPGHTEAAVDLASLAGLRPAGAICEIVSQKDDGEMARADELRVFADEHELAMISIADLISWRRKHEKHVKRVADARIPTAHGAFRAVGYESVHDDVEHVALVCGDIGDGADVLVRVHSECLTGDVFGSLRCDCGPQLDAAMQMVADEGRGVVLYMRGHEGRGIGLMHKLQAYQLQDAGRDTVDANLELGLPADARDYGLGAQILVDLGVRSMRLLTNNPAKRVGLGGYGLTITARVPMPVRATAENLRYLRTKRDRMGHDLIGLDDFDPTASGAESVVTAGDGGPA is encoded by the coding sequence GTGAGGTTCGACAGCATTGAGCGGGCGGTGGCCGACATCGCCGCCGGCAAGGCGGTCGTCGTGGTCGACGACGAGGACCGCGAGAACGAGGGCGACCTGATCTTCGCCGCGGAGAAGGCCACCCCGGAGCTCGTCGCGTTCATGGTCCGCTACACCTCCGGGTATCTGTGCGTGCCGTTGACCGGAGCGGACTGCGAGCGCCTGGCGCTGCCGCCGATGTACACGGTGAACCAGGACAAGCACGGCACGGCCTACACCGTCACGGTCGACGCGCGCGAAGGCGTCACCACCGGCATCTCGGCGGCGGACCGCGCCCGCACGATGCGGATGCTCGCGGACGGTGCGAGCGGCGCCGAGGACTTCACCCGCCCCGGCCACGTGGTGCCGCTGCGGGCCAAGGAGGGCGGCGTGCTCCGCCGGCCCGGGCACACCGAGGCCGCGGTGGACCTGGCGTCGCTCGCCGGGTTGCGCCCGGCCGGCGCGATCTGCGAGATCGTCAGCCAGAAGGACGACGGCGAGATGGCCCGCGCCGATGAACTGCGCGTGTTCGCCGACGAACACGAACTGGCGATGATCTCCATCGCCGACCTCATCAGCTGGCGGCGCAAGCACGAAAAGCACGTCAAGCGCGTGGCCGACGCCCGCATCCCCACCGCGCACGGGGCGTTCCGGGCGGTCGGCTACGAGAGCGTGCACGACGACGTCGAACACGTCGCGCTGGTCTGCGGCGACATCGGTGACGGCGCCGACGTGCTGGTCCGCGTGCACTCGGAGTGCCTGACCGGCGACGTGTTCGGCTCGCTGCGGTGCGATTGCGGACCCCAGCTGGACGCGGCCATGCAGATGGTCGCCGACGAAGGCCGCGGCGTCGTGCTGTACATGCGGGGGCACGAGGGGCGGGGAATCGGCCTGATGCACAAGCTGCAGGCCTACCAGCTCCAGGACGCCGGCCGGGACACGGTGGACGCCAACCTGGAGCTGGGACTGCCGGCCGACGCCCGCGACTACGGGCTGGGCGCGCAGATCCTGGTGGACCTGGGCGTGCGCTCGATGCGACTGCTCACCAACAACCCGGCGAAGCGGGTGGGCCTGGGCGGCTACGGCCTCACCATCACCGCGCGGGTGCCGATGCCGGTGCGGGCGACGGCGGAGAACCTGCGCTACCTGCGCACCAAACGCGACCGCATGGGGCACGACCTGATCGGCCTGGACGATTTCGATCCCACGGCGTCCGGCGCGGAGAGCGTTGTGACCGCGGGCGACGGAGGGCCCGCATGA
- a CDS encoding gluconeogenesis factor YvcK family protein: MNRVPRGPSVVALGGGHGLFATLTAVRRFSDDVTAVVTVADDGGSSGRIRSELDIIPPGDLRMALAALAAPDERGGLWTELLQHRFRGNGALAGHSVGNLVLAGLTELLEDPVAALAELAGVLGVQGAVLPMAQVPLEIAAEVTGLEDDPRVVRTIRGQVAVATTPGRVRRVRLLPGDPPAVPAAIRAIQEADVLVLGPGSWFTSVIPHLLVPELYDALQRSSARKVVVLNLAAEPGETAGFSTERHLQVLAQHAPDFRADVVLADAAAVRARGERDNVGRAADRFGARVHYRELSVPGTFTHDPERLAEALAGFAGVALPEPGRPRSEHTLHVAGPERTAAGTEGD, translated from the coding sequence ATGAACCGCGTCCCACGCGGCCCGTCGGTGGTGGCCCTCGGCGGCGGCCATGGCCTGTTCGCCACGCTCACCGCAGTGCGCCGCTTCAGCGACGATGTGACGGCGGTGGTCACCGTCGCCGACGACGGCGGCTCGTCCGGGCGGATCCGCTCGGAACTCGACATCATCCCGCCGGGCGACCTGCGCATGGCGCTGGCCGCGCTCGCCGCGCCCGACGAGCGCGGCGGACTGTGGACGGAGCTGCTGCAGCACCGGTTCCGCGGCAACGGCGCGCTGGCCGGGCACTCCGTGGGCAACCTGGTGCTGGCCGGCCTCACCGAGCTGCTGGAGGATCCGGTCGCCGCGCTCGCGGAGCTGGCGGGGGTGCTGGGGGTCCAGGGCGCGGTGCTGCCCATGGCGCAGGTGCCGCTGGAGATCGCCGCCGAGGTCACTGGCCTGGAGGACGATCCCCGCGTGGTGCGGACGATCCGCGGGCAGGTCGCCGTGGCCACGACCCCCGGGCGGGTGCGGCGGGTGCGTCTGCTCCCGGGCGACCCGCCGGCGGTTCCCGCGGCGATCCGCGCGATCCAGGAGGCCGACGTCCTCGTGCTGGGCCCGGGGTCCTGGTTCACCAGCGTGATCCCGCACCTGCTGGTGCCCGAGCTCTACGATGCACTGCAGCGGTCGTCCGCGCGCAAGGTGGTGGTGCTCAACCTGGCCGCCGAGCCGGGCGAGACCGCGGGGTTCTCCACCGAGCGTCATCTGCAGGTGCTGGCGCAGCATGCGCCGGACTTCCGGGCGGACGTCGTGCTGGCGGACGCGGCGGCCGTCCGCGCGCGGGGGGAGCGCGACAACGTCGGCCGGGCCGCGGACAGGTTCGGCGCGCGCGTCCACTACCGGGAGTTGTCCGTGCCGGGAACGTTCACCCACGACCCCGAGCGGCTCGCCGAGGCGCTCGCCGGTTTCGCCGGCGTCGCCCTGCCCGAGCCGGGCCGACCACGTTCGGAACACACGCTGCACGTCGCCGGTCCGGAGCGGACCGCGGCCGGAACGGAAGGGGATTGA
- the whiA gene encoding DNA-binding protein WhiA: MTADVKDELARVVVTHTSARRAEVASLLRFAGGLHIVGGQVVVEAEVDLGATARRLRKDIHDLYGYSCEVHVLSPGGLHKSGRYVVRVARDGEGLARQTGLLDNRGRPVRGLPTQVVGGSVLDAEAAWRGAFLAHGSLTEPGRSSALEVGAPGPEAALALVGAARRLGVPAKAREVRGADRVVVRDGEAIGVLLTRMGVNEVRMVWEERRMRREVRATANRLANFDDANLRRSARAAVAAAVRVGRALEILGDEVPAHLAEAGELRVKHRQASLEELGQLAEPEMTKDAVAGRIRRLLSMADRKAAQLGIPDTESAVTPELLDEA; the protein is encoded by the coding sequence ATGACAGCCGATGTCAAAGATGAGCTCGCACGGGTGGTGGTGACCCACACCAGCGCCCGGCGCGCAGAGGTCGCGTCGCTTCTGCGCTTCGCCGGCGGACTGCACATCGTCGGCGGCCAGGTGGTGGTCGAGGCGGAGGTGGATCTGGGCGCCACGGCCCGTCGCCTGCGCAAGGACATCCACGACCTCTACGGCTATTCCTGCGAGGTGCACGTGCTCAGCCCCGGCGGGCTGCACAAGTCCGGCCGGTACGTGGTGCGCGTCGCGCGCGACGGCGAGGGGCTGGCCCGGCAGACCGGCTTGCTGGACAACCGCGGCCGACCCGTGCGCGGGCTGCCGACGCAGGTCGTCGGCGGCAGCGTGCTCGATGCGGAGGCCGCGTGGCGCGGCGCCTTCCTCGCCCACGGTTCGTTGACGGAACCGGGCCGCTCGTCGGCGCTGGAGGTCGGCGCGCCGGGGCCGGAGGCCGCGCTGGCGCTCGTCGGCGCGGCGCGGCGCCTGGGGGTGCCCGCCAAGGCCCGGGAGGTGCGCGGCGCCGACCGCGTGGTGGTGCGCGACGGCGAAGCCATCGGCGTGCTGCTCACACGGATGGGCGTCAACGAGGTGCGCATGGTCTGGGAGGAACGCCGGATGCGCCGGGAGGTGCGCGCCACCGCCAACCGGCTCGCCAACTTCGACGACGCGAACCTCCGCCGCTCGGCCCGGGCGGCCGTGGCCGCCGCGGTGCGCGTCGGACGCGCACTCGAGATCCTCGGCGACGAGGTGCCGGCGCATCTGGCCGAGGCAGGCGAACTGCGCGTCAAGCATCGGCAGGCCTCGCTCGAGGAACTCGGGCAGCTGGCCGAGCCGGAGATGACCAAGGACGCCGTCGCCGGCCGGATCCGCCGGCTGCTGTCGATGGCGGACCGCAAGGCCGCGCAGCTCGGTATCCCGGACACCGAGTCCGCGGTGACCCCCGAGCTGCTCGATGAGGCTTGA
- the uvrC gene encoding excinuclease ABC subunit UvrC, with amino-acid sequence MPDPTTYRPAPGTIPTEPGVYRFRDPDGRVIYVGKAKNLRNRLSNYFADLTTLHPRTRRMVTTAGSVEWTVVGTEVEALQLEYNWIKQFDPRFNVRYRDDKTYPMLAVSVGEEIPRLFVYRGPRRKGVRYFGPYSHAWAIRETLDQLLRVFPARTCTAGVLKRHQQLGRPCLLGYIGKCSAPCVGRVSVDEHRAIVDDFCDFLAGRTTRLLKQVERKMLAASEELDFERAARLRDDLGALHKALEKQSVVLGDGTDADVVAFAYDDLEVAVQVFHVRDGRVRGQRGWVVERVENAEAPELVEQFLTQFYGGENDQARRSGLDDSDARSVVPRQILVPEMPTDAEQLSAWLGGMRGSAVRIRVPQRGDKKDLAETVRRNAEQALALHKLKRAGDLTTRSAALQGIQDALDLDDAPLRIECVDISHVQGTDVVASLVVFEDGLAKKSDYRHYAIKEAAGEGHSDDVASIAEVTRRRFKRHRADTPISADAADPGEPVPADGSGQATDQAAAESAGDGADGGDLAPEAAIDPATGRPRRFAYPPNLYLVDGGAPQVAAAAEVLDELGVTDVALAGLAKRLEEVWLPGDDEPVILPRGSDALYLLQRVRDEAHRFAISFHRSKRSRRMTASALDSIPGLGEVRRTALVRHFGSLARLREATVDEMTQVPGIGAGTARIIVDHLHGQSAADDGTDEGVADGTTGQTGETAQ; translated from the coding sequence GTGCCGGATCCCACCACCTACCGCCCCGCCCCGGGCACCATCCCCACCGAGCCCGGCGTCTACCGGTTCCGCGACCCCGACGGCCGCGTCATCTACGTCGGCAAGGCGAAGAACCTCCGCAACAGGCTGAGCAACTACTTCGCCGACCTCACCACGCTGCATCCGCGGACGCGGCGCATGGTGACCACCGCCGGATCCGTCGAGTGGACGGTCGTGGGCACGGAGGTCGAGGCGCTGCAGCTCGAGTACAACTGGATCAAGCAGTTCGACCCCCGCTTCAACGTGCGGTACCGCGACGACAAGACCTATCCGATGCTGGCGGTGAGCGTGGGGGAGGAGATCCCCCGCCTGTTCGTCTATCGGGGGCCGCGCCGCAAGGGGGTCCGGTACTTCGGCCCGTACTCGCACGCCTGGGCCATCCGCGAGACCCTCGACCAGCTGCTCCGCGTCTTCCCCGCCCGCACCTGCACCGCCGGCGTGCTCAAGCGGCATCAGCAACTGGGCCGCCCCTGCCTTCTCGGGTACATCGGCAAGTGCTCGGCGCCCTGCGTGGGCAGGGTGTCGGTGGACGAGCACCGCGCGATCGTCGACGACTTCTGCGACTTCCTGGCGGGCCGCACCACGCGTCTGCTCAAGCAGGTCGAGCGCAAGATGCTCGCGGCCTCGGAAGAGCTCGACTTCGAGCGTGCCGCACGCCTGCGCGACGACCTCGGCGCGCTGCACAAGGCGCTGGAGAAGCAGTCGGTGGTGCTCGGCGACGGCACCGACGCGGACGTCGTCGCCTTCGCCTACGACGACCTCGAGGTGGCGGTGCAGGTGTTCCACGTGCGCGACGGCCGCGTGCGCGGGCAGCGCGGCTGGGTGGTGGAGCGCGTGGAGAACGCCGAGGCCCCCGAACTCGTCGAGCAGTTCCTCACCCAGTTCTACGGCGGCGAGAACGACCAGGCCCGACGCTCCGGTCTGGACGACTCGGACGCGCGCAGCGTGGTGCCGCGTCAGATCCTCGTCCCCGAGATGCCGACGGACGCCGAGCAGCTGTCCGCCTGGCTCGGGGGGATGCGCGGGTCGGCCGTGCGCATCCGGGTTCCGCAGCGCGGCGACAAGAAGGACCTGGCCGAGACGGTCCGGCGCAACGCGGAGCAGGCCCTCGCGTTGCACAAGCTCAAGCGCGCCGGCGACCTCACCACGCGCAGCGCCGCGCTCCAGGGCATCCAGGACGCCCTGGACCTCGACGACGCCCCCCTGCGGATCGAATGCGTCGACATCAGCCACGTGCAGGGGACCGACGTCGTCGCCTCGCTGGTGGTCTTCGAGGACGGGCTCGCGAAGAAGTCCGACTACCGCCACTATGCGATCAAGGAGGCGGCCGGCGAGGGGCACTCGGACGACGTCGCGAGCATCGCCGAGGTGACGCGGAGGCGATTCAAGCGGCACCGCGCCGACACGCCGATCTCCGCGGACGCGGCGGATCCCGGTGAGCCCGTGCCGGCCGACGGATCCGGGCAGGCGACGGACCAGGCCGCGGCGGAGTCCGCCGGCGATGGCGCGGACGGCGGCGACCTGGCGCCGGAGGCCGCCATCGACCCGGCCACCGGCCGTCCCCGCCGTTTCGCCTACCCGCCGAACCTCTACCTGGTCGACGGCGGCGCCCCGCAGGTGGCCGCCGCGGCCGAGGTGCTGGACGAACTCGGCGTCACCGACGTCGCCCTGGCCGGCCTGGCCAAACGCCTCGAGGAGGTGTGGCTGCCCGGCGACGACGAGCCGGTGATCCTGCCACGCGGCAGCGATGCGCTGTACCTGCTGCAGCGTGTACGTGACGAGGCGCACCGGTTCGCGATCAGCTTTCACCGGAGCAAGAGGTCGCGCCGGATGACCGCCTCGGCACTCGACTCTATCCCGGGTCTCGGCGAGGTGCGGCGTACCGCACTGGTACGCCATTTCGGGTCGCTCGCACGACTGCGAGAGGCTACCGTTGACGAAATGACGCAGGTGCCGGGTATCGGCGCGGGCACCGCCCGGATCATCGTCGATCACCTCCATGGACAGTCGGCCGCCGATGACGGCACCGATGAAGGCGTCGCCGACGGGACTACAGGACAGACAGGTGAAACCGCCCAGTGA
- the ribD gene encoding bifunctional diaminohydroxyphosphoribosylaminopyrimidine deaminase/5-amino-6-(5-phosphoribosylamino)uracil reductase RibD produces MFEAVELSRAVAGRTSPNPAVGALIFDAGGYVCGAGTTAPPGGPHAEAAALAQAGARARGGTAVVTLEPCDHTGRTGPCSRALIEAGVARVVFAIADPTAQASGGAETLRRAGVEVVGGVSAADVEAGPLRPWLHRQRTGRAEVTLKIATTIDGRVAAPDGTSRWITGEAARAEVHARRARVDAIVVGTGTVLADDPALTARNPDGSLRGHQPLRVVVGDRPMPAGSRILDSAARTLVIRDHDPAGVIERLSADCCDVQIEGGPRLAGAFLGAGLVDRIEHYLAPAVLGDGRAAVVGSGARSIADLSRFRLRMPVRALGDDVLLTYDRVTGR; encoded by the coding sequence ATGTTCGAGGCCGTCGAGCTTTCGCGGGCCGTGGCGGGGCGCACCAGCCCCAACCCCGCGGTGGGGGCGTTGATCTTCGACGCCGGCGGGTACGTGTGCGGCGCCGGGACCACGGCCCCGCCGGGCGGCCCGCATGCCGAGGCCGCCGCACTGGCACAGGCGGGGGCCCGGGCGCGCGGCGGCACCGCCGTCGTCACGCTCGAGCCGTGCGATCACACCGGCCGCACCGGGCCGTGCAGCCGCGCCCTGATCGAGGCCGGAGTAGCGAGGGTGGTCTTCGCGATCGCCGATCCCACCGCGCAGGCCTCCGGGGGCGCGGAGACGCTGCGCCGGGCCGGGGTGGAGGTGGTCGGCGGCGTGTCGGCCGCCGACGTGGAGGCCGGGCCGCTCCGGCCGTGGCTGCACCGGCAGCGCACCGGACGGGCGGAGGTCACGCTCAAGATCGCCACGACCATCGACGGGCGGGTCGCGGCGCCCGACGGCACCAGCCGCTGGATCACCGGCGAGGCCGCCCGTGCCGAGGTGCACGCGCGGCGCGCCCGGGTCGACGCGATCGTCGTCGGCACCGGCACCGTCCTGGCCGACGACCCGGCGCTGACCGCCCGCAACCCCGACGGCTCGCTGCGTGGCCACCAGCCGCTGCGCGTGGTCGTGGGGGACCGGCCCATGCCGGCGGGCAGCCGCATCCTCGACTCGGCTGCGCGCACTCTCGTCATCCGCGACCACGACCCCGCCGGCGTGATCGAGCGCCTCTCCGCCGATTGCTGCGATGTGCAGATCGAGGGCGGGCCGCGGCTCGCGGGCGCGTTTCTCGGGGCGGGCCTGGTCGACCGGATCGAGCACTATCTGGCGCCGGCCGTGCTCGGGGACGGCCGTGCCGCGGTCGTGGGCAGCGGCGCGCGGTCGATCGCGGACCTCAGCCGGTTCCGTCTGCGGATGCCGGTGCGCGCCCTCGGCGACGACGTGCTGCTGACATACGATCGGGTGACCGGGCGGTAG
- the rpe gene encoding ribulose-phosphate 3-epimerase: MANQVPAGPETAQRVRQPMIAPSILSADFARLAEEAAIVAGDPATGDAGAEWLHVDVMDAHFVPNLTLGLPVVQSLLKATDIPLDCHLMIEDPGRWAPPYAEAGAHNVTFHAEAADDPVAVARDIRAAGAVAGLAVKPGTPIDPYLEVLREFDTLLVMSVEPGFGGQSFIADVLDKARAVRRLVDSGELRLLVEIDGGINADTIEQAAEAGVDCFVAGSAVYGAHDPAAAVRNLREQAAAASPHLHLHP; encoded by the coding sequence ATGGCGAACCAGGTTCCGGCGGGCCCGGAGACAGCACAGCGGGTGCGGCAGCCGATGATCGCGCCGTCCATTCTGTCCGCGGACTTCGCGCGGCTCGCGGAGGAGGCCGCCATCGTCGCGGGCGACCCGGCCACCGGGGACGCCGGCGCCGAGTGGCTGCACGTCGACGTGATGGACGCGCACTTCGTGCCCAACCTCACCCTCGGTCTGCCGGTGGTGCAGAGCTTGCTCAAGGCCACCGACATCCCGCTGGACTGCCACCTGATGATCGAGGATCCGGGCCGCTGGGCGCCGCCGTACGCAGAGGCGGGTGCGCACAACGTCACCTTCCACGCGGAGGCGGCGGACGACCCGGTGGCCGTGGCCCGCGACATCCGCGCCGCCGGTGCGGTGGCGGGGCTCGCCGTCAAGCCGGGCACTCCCATCGACCCGTACCTGGAGGTCCTGCGCGAGTTCGACACGCTGCTGGTGATGAGCGTCGAACCGGGCTTCGGCGGTCAGTCGTTCATCGCCGACGTCCTGGACAAGGCGCGTGCGGTGCGCCGGTTGGTCGACTCGGGCGAGCTGCGGCTGCTGGTGGAGATCGACGGCGGCATCAACGCCGACACCATCGAGCAGGCCGCGGAGGCGGGCGTCGACTGCTTCGTGGCCGGCTCGGCCGTCTACGGTGCGCACGATCCCGCCGCCGCCGTCCGCAACCTGCGCGAGCAGGCGGCGGCCGCGTCGCCGCACCTGCACCTGCACCCGTGA
- the rapZ gene encoding RNase adapter RapZ — translation MSGAPDPGAAAAPGGPRALGERPATAIDVLLVTGLSGAGRSTAAKLLEDLGWYVADNVPPQLVPTLVDYGLSEGTRIERLAVVVDVRSKTFSGDLAAVGDEVVRRGGAPRILFLDASDHVLVRRFEQVRRGHPLQRSGTLAEAIAAERAMLATLRMSADVVIDTSSSSVQRFREKMETLFGGSEPRAVRVTVQSFGFKYGLPTDADMVADVRFLSNPFWVEELRGLTGRDAAVSEYVLAEQGASEFLRTYSRLVQLTIDGYQREGKFYVTTAIGCTGGKHRSVAMSEALGALLAENPALGVGVVHRDLGRE, via the coding sequence ATTTCCGGGGCACCGGACCCCGGGGCAGCAGCCGCCCCCGGCGGCCCGCGCGCCCTCGGCGAGCGCCCCGCCACCGCGATCGACGTGCTGCTGGTCACCGGCCTGTCCGGCGCCGGCCGCAGCACGGCCGCCAAGCTCCTCGAGGACCTCGGTTGGTACGTGGCGGACAACGTGCCGCCGCAGCTGGTCCCCACTCTGGTGGACTACGGCCTGAGCGAGGGGACGCGCATCGAGCGGCTCGCCGTGGTGGTCGATGTCCGCAGCAAGACCTTCTCGGGCGACCTGGCCGCCGTAGGCGACGAGGTGGTCCGTCGCGGGGGAGCGCCGCGGATCCTGTTCCTCGACGCCTCGGACCACGTGCTGGTGCGCCGCTTCGAGCAGGTGCGGCGGGGCCACCCCCTGCAGCGCTCGGGCACGCTCGCGGAGGCGATCGCGGCGGAACGCGCCATGCTCGCCACGCTGCGCATGTCCGCGGACGTCGTCATCGACACTTCGTCGTCGTCGGTGCAGCGCTTCCGGGAGAAGATGGAGACGCTGTTCGGCGGTTCCGAGCCGCGTGCCGTCCGCGTGACCGTCCAATCGTTCGGCTTCAAGTACGGCCTGCCCACCGACGCCGACATGGTGGCGGACGTGCGGTTCCTGTCCAACCCCTTCTGGGTGGAGGAGCTGCGCGGCCTGACCGGGCGCGACGCCGCCGTCAGCGAGTACGTGCTGGCGGAGCAGGGCGCCTCGGAGTTCCTGCGCACATACAGCCGGCTGGTGCAGCTGACCATCGACGGCTATCAGCGCGAGGGCAAGTTCTACGTCACCACCGCCATCGGGTGCACCGGGGGCAAGCACCGGAGCGTGGCCATGTCGGAGGCGCTGGGCGCGCTGCTGGCCGAGAATCCCGCGCTGGGCGTGGGCGTGGTGCACCGCGATCTGGGGCGCGAATGA
- a CDS encoding PH domain-containing protein, with amino-acid sequence MTAEGGSMVDDAAQSVGRDTQAGRAGPVAVDDPDRFQWDLVARSRRSSLYAIGVAIFLVVVFTVLGSLLRIADTGVHFRIWDQISIALIGVLMGCGVLLFTRPRLRVGPQGISVRNLFSDKFIQWDLVQRITFPEGASWARIDLPDDEYVPVLAVQINDRGRSVEAVKRFRALQRLYAGGQGREAAGGQD; translated from the coding sequence ATGACCGCGGAGGGCGGATCGATGGTGGACGACGCCGCGCAGAGCGTTGGACGGGACACGCAGGCCGGCCGGGCCGGGCCGGTGGCGGTGGACGACCCGGACCGGTTCCAGTGGGACCTCGTGGCACGGTCGCGGCGCAGCAGCCTCTACGCGATCGGTGTCGCGATCTTCCTCGTCGTGGTGTTCACCGTGCTCGGGTCGCTGCTGAGGATCGCCGACACCGGGGTGCACTTCCGCATCTGGGACCAGATCTCCATCGCGCTGATCGGCGTGCTGATGGGATGCGGTGTGCTGCTGTTCACCCGGCCCCGGCTGCGGGTGGGCCCCCAGGGCATCAGCGTCCGGAACCTGTTCAGCGACAAGTTCATCCAGTGGGACCTGGTCCAGCGGATCACGTTCCCGGAGGGCGCCTCGTGGGCGCGGATCGACCTGCCGGACGACGAGTACGTGCCCGTGCTGGCCGTGCAGATCAACGACCGGGGACGATCCGTCGAGGCGGTCAAGCGTTTCCGCGCGCTGCAGCGCCTGTACGCGGGCGGGCAGGGGCGCGAAGCCGCGGGCGGGCAGGACTAG